A window of the Branchiostoma lanceolatum isolate klBraLanc5 chromosome 13, klBraLanc5.hap2, whole genome shotgun sequence genome harbors these coding sequences:
- the LOC136447154 gene encoding telomere-associated protein RIF1-like: MMVTVAGAGDAGVKELVSNLLTESNPDVDRVSSYTKLIDRLREDEGGTLPHSLSKLSGQLLPRLQADVELGAANTEVSQTALQALGFCLHHTEISKSISNDLARNLLRALCTTLKVQDKTTAIRALWCIAKQNFPSTIMKEELEGVLSAILGVVESGSFQSVTVEHESLNAIRRLLEQVPGDMAVHANRWSKLVLLSVVHTAPKVRERAAAALEIGLPAMMSQQEAVVAELIPELKSTLIPELTKLFKPNQEEFVLKVWGSIITLLGKSIHKGGSIINGLLGIVEQGFKSAFIETRAAAYVAWKYLIDNFATNPDTISNAKRLKLLLQPLLMNNTKQESVAVVRLNTWWHLAWMLGGNLSTNFEQVCGPLLQFSLGLTPGTLPTPATPAGGKMLLTATPQRRGSFPAPGPATPRTPRLGGGPPPSKAVQLIGAEILLRLLGKTSTAAAAKLTLAPLQEELITSPAFFIKHAETFIRATQEVMCTVGSDLQGAVVLNIWSSLTEHIRQALQEGPRKDSQISDMFSQYLACIQEVVASRTLRANVMLKLLEDMSNLPQKVLSSTSYCHGGSKDVMNGTPALVLLQLLLESPDLIQACNTEERYFTVFQSLVSCGASRPTSFLGFSQSVLQALDKTANSVPCKESLWRVWSSVASPLLDHVRQNTEVNQGDSLEHDFSALYAALTLPATHFFTAEQFPHAFLKAALRTWTDLYRSFAMCAAMVTTAPANTCCEELSLKLMHIWRGDKPPCLKTPQALEAAVSVLQTMLDCVDFSEITTENKAIIPLSPAKFPQKKQQKTMGNLTALVTLVSKVMEELHQISHGSEKTATAAALSTIGGGVVSMLSFLFGHITQPAVIGSLLSKLANQIAVFYQRSMRGATTSKLYSSSFIQKLEKLWGEILTCVQSRHGGPYNTEFLATLSAPLQHTFLHSRQPIRNQTLLFWNATFATSQSLVYPEDLKPVLKKVHDKTPISLPGWQVQTDVTVSASSSQQMEESQPSQLPSQEFSLPNVRSPKLMRESFLRMGAKGSPARFSRSPARAQLRSPSKSPARSPAKSPAKSPAKAAVRRKLHVDEQSNDGFVFIPPSPKKPLVLTERQKERMRERCVVPALYNDLDASQDGSQFSQLMSQSSQPSQTGVQPPSDKQEVADDTTKKANVEEHEAPENGRQQVTADTNPEAIESTDAQEQEDVPVAAADLAEKKPEETMEVTTEDTGDKPQETADKAQESVAMDSEEVKDVVPVTPEHDSKDEKLSPGSSQGKEENSVDVVCGTPPPRVNRRRRSTFGQSYNSAKKRGRKKTGDNSSQSEQSISNQSEDSKDSNSQKTRQMGQSQTREKDADQSVGSTSESGPSGLWYNQPLTPGNQSYLSTTASSSQSDGKHSAGVDQSGSRISKSPDQSGGSIGKATSPQSDCSPSQTSPLMGKLPPNMPSPVIKLVRLSKKEIKKFSPSKAEKKLSQPEQPLGKLKKGLKPSWPLKDDAQHSNDDFSDLKPLEKSVDDKESSAQSTTQHYLLINKSPPLDVKRRGRPPLRRKSRPEEVDVETTSKDVSPAKSIEVIPDTELQESEVGSTTGDHSLEEPEALSLESVSKENPELCSAHEYNMTTSSQQSNAKEDAKPPVRRKPGRPPKRKYLGRPPKRKSEPSSSCDIDSSQEAGSPSLEEQKASSLESVLEAEPCTSQDYNADASSQQSSAGGNPHPVVKKKAGRPPKRKSLPSSACDVDSSQETDKKTPGRKTTRSRKPSWKVTESLKESVSDYASSRSEESQTKELYEGSDKKDFEGTDKMQEADTSEDDLPLSQVAKQVKPPTAEDNKASKDEAHDEANTASSQKEDGGCGSVVVETMDSESLFSGYREEGCSASGQSAVLSADTQDQSIEDAEQQNADVVASNSEEEPDIIADSQCDPSGDMFGNGGIPYTSNRNIFELDLANQQPVEKLSTNEEIESNDQDQEHTNEKPAATDVQVSPVKDTKQGEGDEEENDSKGEYKILRLKGASPVALRLRSKMAFSKTSGERKPKDPEQEADVETKEVPDENVTSTKETEMEKEEELATPVDSETPEESSISKGSKKVGRKAKTAQDAGGQTPPSEKKRRLSTKARRSITRKHKILEPEDVKEKVGESESDSAGHKEDLPEETADVSSLDTSTEDLPKVEDVLEDSPKTSTPNKRLKKSTSLGKMRGRRHSTGAVMFYSRKDAPRSAKSSGKVSAHLKHARFSPPQKSDMHSSRGLLSLRMAQRKHELHRSSVSTKLEYLMTAKQGSPTRTSDPTNPSSPTSSNPGFAAAVANQSSPTISDSSSTSDSPPGFAPYLKMYSPSASPSARGILKKRLRKRGAQKVHSPSPPNKVRRVSFADPIEMSSDDQSEQRRSPKPVSRCLELPRPQIPPSTLVTTSPTGAAITSLEQNKFITTPSKKKKTGEETQEEGESEAVFATPSGRAKRVAKDGLPASPDLTPSQGSAVQQSQSQALSSLTTQSQDSDALDSQLDDQGPVYPDLAGCKKPVDQILPQLTSMVWARGLNQLVRARNIHTIGDISTLTPPEVQSLPIRPPKVTNLKKALEKFHNQLETKRLRLTSGTKTEATESLTTATQEGTEGKTEETANLQSAEQRDHVSNQLDSTKEDEHGSTPPEPTEEKDHGSNPEEPTEKDHGSIQLEPMEMGHGATQPDPMEESDHGAIQPEPMEESDHGVTKAEPTEKDHGSSEPESTEMGHELTPPEPIEEKDIGSTVSEPTKEDFGSTQPEITEMDLESNLPKPTEDHESTTPEPTDMDRGSTVPEPTDMDRGSTVPEPTKEDHGAIQPKPTTGKDGGSTPQEPTEESAHGLVQPEPTEDRDHGSTQPELGMEEHGSVQPEPTEDIDHGSTQPEPTKEREQLSSPETTGERDQLSAVVDLTSEADEGSPLEQPAPETDQAPSVVDLTEEVDQPSTSFQPITVERDHVLPSVNPTQEDNQASSVAQPTEGRDEGGSQEDFNSVTAFVDDTSVPSSVESSPVRGGLPYFPIFSGGASAANSARLDVESILENVNVESVARSLGVEPLDDSTDMFSTAAEVGSPVVEMLRGFVSMDPDDVAREANAMGTDAMATSDTTAVEGTQPFEVTLQELSDRDMNVVEALSAINERLARGELSGLPSSQISSIHQMLNRMMMMAVSELQTRCVSPRQQHKKQ; the protein is encoded by the exons ATGATGGTCACAGTGGCGGGCGCGGGGGACGCTGGCGTGAAGGAGCTCGTGTCGAACCTGCTAACGGAGTCGAACCCCGACGTGGACAGGGTCTCTTCATACACCAAGCTCATCGA ccGTCTGCGTGAGGATGAAGGAGGAACACTCCCCCACAGTCTCAGTAAACTTTCAGGACAACTGCTGCCTAGACTACAG GCTGATGTTGAACTGGGAGCCGCAAACACAGAAGTTTCCCAGACTGCTTTGCAAGCTCTCGGATTCTGCCTGCACCATACAGAGATTTCAAA GTCTATTTCAAACGACCTTGCACGGAATCTGCTACGAG CCCTGTGTACCACCTTGAAGGTCCAAGACAAGACCACCGCTATCAGGGCATTGTGGTGCATCGCTAAGCAGAACTTCCCTTCTACTATTATGAAGGAAGAG TTGGAGGGTGTCTTAAGCGCCATCCTAGGTGTCGTGGAATCTGGTAGTTTCCAGTCCGTCACTGTGGAACACGAGTCTCTCAATGCCATCAGACGACTTCTGGAACAg GTACCCGGGGACATGGCAGTCCATGCAAACCGGTGGAGTAAGCTCGTACTCCTGTCGGTCGTGCACACGGCGCCAAAAGTCCGCGAGAGAGCAGCGGCAGCGTTGGAGATCGGACTTCCTGCTATGATGTCACAGCAAGAAGCAGTCGTCGCAGAGTTGATTCCAGAATTGAAATCT ACTTTGATCCCAGAGCTGACCAAGTTGTTCAAGCCAAACCAAGAAGAGTTTGTCCTTAAAGTGTGGGGGAGCATCATTACACTCCTGGGAAAG tcgaTCCACAAGGGCGGCAGTATTATCAACGGTTTGCTGGGCATCGTAGAGCAGGGCTTCAAGAGCGCTTTCATCGAAACCCGCGCGGCGGCGTACGTCGCGTGGAAGTACCTGATCGACAACTTCGCCACCAACCCCGACACAATCTCCAACGCCAAACGCTTGAAGCTCCTGCTACAGCCCTTACTGATGAACAACACCAAGCAG GAGTCAGTAGCTGTGGTGCGACTCAACACCTGGTGGCACCTGGCATGGATGCTTGGCGGCAACCTGTCTACCAACTTTGAACAG gtgtgtggTCCCCTACTGCAGTTCAGTCTAGGTCTCACACCAGGCACCCTCCCCACCCCTGCCACACCAGCAGGAGGCAAGATGCTGCTGACAGCAACTCCTCAGAGAAGAG GATCGTTCCCTGCACCAGGCCCGGCCACCCCACGGACCCCCAGGCTGGGAGGGGGGCCTCCACCCAGCAAGGCAGTCCAACTGATCGGGGCTGAGATCCTGCTCCGCCTACTGGGCAAAACCAGTACTGCAGCTGCTGCTAAGCTTACCCTGG CCCCTCTGCAAGAGGAGTTGATCACATCTCCGGCCTTCTTCATCAAACATGCGGAGACTTTCATCCGAGCCACGCAGGAGGTCATGTGTACAGTCGGCTCCGACCTTCAGG GGGCTGTAGTTTTAAACATCTGGAGTTCACTGACTGAACACATCAGACAAGCGCTGCAGGAAG GGCCCAGGAAAGACTCGCAGATTTCCGACATGTTCTCCCAGTATCTTGCCTGTATACAAGAGGTGGTCGCCTCTAGAACACTCAGGGCCAATGTCATGTTG AAACTCCTAGAAGACATGTCCAACCTCCCTCAGAAGGTGCTGAGTTCCACGTCTTACTGCCACGGGGGCTCCAAGGATGTCATGAAT GGAACTCCGGCCTTGGTTCTGCTGCAGTTGTTACTGGAAAGTCCAGACCTGATTCAGGCCTGCAACACTGAGGAAAG GTACTTCACAGTGTTCCAAAGCTTGGTGTCCTGCGGTGCCAGTCGACCCACGTCCTTCCTGGGCTTCTCACAGTCTGTGCTCCAAGCTCTAGACAAAACCGCCAA TTCTGTACCCTGTAAGGAGAGTTTGTGGAGAGTATGGAGTAGCGTGGCTTCACCACTCTTGGACCATGTGAGACAG AATACTGAGGTTAACCAGGGCGACTCCTTGGAGCATGACTTCAGTGCGTTGTACGCTGCCCTCACCCTGCCCGCAACTCACTTCTTCACAGCAGAACAGTTCCCACAC GCTTTTCTCAAAGCTGCCCTGCGGACTTGGACCGATCTGTACCGCTCCTTTGCGATGTGCGCCGCCATGGTGACCACGGCGCCTGCCAACACGTGCTGCGAGGAACTCAGCCTGAAACTGATGCACATCTGGAGGGGAgacaaacctccttgcttaaag acCCCCCAGGCTCTAGAGGCTGCTGTGAGTGTTCTCCAGACCATGTTAGACTGTGTGGACTTTTCAGAAATCACCACTGAGAACAAAGCCATCA TTCCTCTGAGTCCAGCCAAGTTCCCGCAAAAGAAACAACAGAAGACCATGGGCAACTTGACCGCTCTGGTGACCTtggtgtcaaaggtcatggaAGAGCTACACCAGATCAGCCATGGGTCAGAG aaAACAGCCACAGCGGCGGCCCTGTCCACTATTGGTGGAGGGGTGGTCAGCATGTTGTCCTTCCTGTTTGGACACATCACACAACCAGCTGTGATTGGTTCCCTCCTGAGTAAATTGGCCAATCAGATTGCAGTATTTTACCAAAGATCAATGCG GGGTGCAACTACAAGTAAGCTGTATTCTTCCTCTTTCATACAAAAG CTTGAGAAGTTGTGGGGGGAGATTCTGACGTGCGTCCAGTCACGACACGGTGGCCCGTACAACACGGAATTCCTCGCGACACTCTCGGCTCCCCTGCAGCATACGTTCTTGCACAGCCGACAGCCAATCAGGAACCAGACGCTCCTCTTCTGGAACGCAACGTTCGCTACATCGCAGTCTTTGGTATATCCTGAGGACCTCAA GCCAGTGTTGAAGAAGGTGCATGACAAAACCCCCATCAGCCTCCCGGGCTGGCAGGTGCAGACAGATGTCACTGTGTCAGCTAGCAGCTCCCAGCAGATGGAGGAGTCCCAGCCCTCTCAGCTGCCGTCACAGGAGTTTTCCCTCCCCAATGTACGGTCTCCTAAACTTATGAGGGAGAGTTTCCTTAGGATGGGAGCTAAG GGTTCTCCGGCACGATTCAGCAGGTCTCCCGCCCGCGCCCAGCTCCGTAGTCCGTCGAAAAGCCCTGCCCGCAGTCCCGCCAAGTCTCCGGCGAAGTCCCCTGCCAAGGCAGCGGTGAGGAGGAAACTCCACGTGGATGAACAGAGCAACGACGGCTTCGTCTTCATCCCTCCATCTCCCAAGAAACCCCTGGTCCTGACGGAGAGACAGAAGGAGAGAATGAGAGAAAGATG TGTTGTTCCTGCCCTCTACAATGACCTTGACGCATCCCAAGATGGCTCCCAGTTCTCCCAGCTCATGTCTCAGAGCTCCCAGCCTTCACAGACTGGGGTACAGCCTCCTTCTGACAAACAGGAAGTTGCTGATGACACTACAAAGAAAGCAAATGTTGAAGAACACGAG gctCCTGAAAATGGCAGACAGCAAGTAACTGCTGACACGAATCCTGAAGCAATAGAGAGCACAGATGCACAAGAGCAAGAAGATGTCCCAGTTGCAGCTGCAGATCTTGCTGAAAAGAAACCTGAAGAAACCATGGAAGTAACCACAGAAGACACCGGGGACAAACCTCAAGAAACTGCGGATAAAGCTCAAGAAAGCGTCGCCATGGATTCGGAAGAAGTAAAAGACGTCGTGCCTGTTACTCCCGAGCATGACTCCAAGGATGAAAAATTGTCGCCAGGAAGTTCTCAAGGAAAAGAGGAGAACTCGGTTGATGTTGTTTGTGGAACCCCACCTCCGAGAGTAAATAGACGGCGGCGGTCAACTTTTGGGCAAAGTTACAATTCAGCTAAGAAAAGGGGCAGGAAGAAAACTGGTGACAATTCCAGCCAATCAGAACAGAGTATcagcaaccaatcagaggaTAGCAAAGACAGCAATAGCCAGAAGACCAGGCAAATGGGCCAATCACAGACCAGAGAAAAGGATGCTGACCAATCAGTGGGCAGCACTTCTGAGTCAGGACCATCAGGTCTCTGGTACAACCAACCTTTAACCCCTGGTAACCAATCGTATCTCAGCACGACTGCAAGCAGCAGCCAATCAGATGGCAAGCATTCAGCAGGTGTGGACCAATCAGGAAGTAGGATTTCAAAGAgccctgaccaatcaggtggctCCATCGGAAAAGCCACCAGCCCCCAATCAGATTGTAGCCCTTCTCAGACTTCTCCATTGATGGGAAAACTTCCGCCGAATATGCCTAGTCCTGTCATCAAGCTTGTCCGCCTTTCTAAGAAAGAAATTAAGAAGTTCAGCCCGAGCAAAGCCGAGAAGAAACTGTCGCAACCTGAACAACCTTTGGGGAAGTTAAAGAAGGGACTTAAACCATCCTGGCCATTGAAAGACGACGCACAGCATAGCAATGATGACTTCTCTGACTTAAAGCCACTGGAGAAGTCAGTGGATGACAAAGAAAGCAGTGCTCAATCTACCACGCAGCACTACCTACTGATCAACAAGTCTCCTCCACTTGACGTAAAAAGACGAGGCCGCCCACCCTTGAGGAGAAAAAGCAGACCAGAAGAAGTGGATGTCGAAACAACCAGCAAAGATGTTTCACCCGCAAAGTCCATAGAAGTCATTCCGGACACGGAATTGCAAGAATCCGAAGTCGGCTCCACAACTGGGGACCATTCCTTGGAAGAACCCGAGGCCTTAAGTCTTGAGAGCGTCTCAAAGGAAAATCCTGAACTGTGTTCAGCTCATGAATACAACATGACTACTTCCTCACAACAGTCGAATGCAAAGGAAGATGCAAAACCGCCAGTTCGAAGGAAACCAGGCCGTCCGCCGAAAAGGAAATATTTGGGGCGTCCACCGAAAAGAAAATCAGAACCGTCTTCTTCTTGTGACATTGATTCCTCACAAGAAGCTGGAAGCCCTTCCTTGGAAGAACAGAAGGCCTCAAGTCTTGAAAGTGTCTTGGAGGCGGAACCATGCACCTCTCAAGATTACAATGCTGATGCCTCCTCACAACAGTCAAGTGCGGGCGGAAATCCACACCCAGTGGTTAAGAAAAAAGCTGGGCGTCCTCCAAAAAGAAAATCGTTGCCATCCTCCGCTTGTGACGTCGACTCCTCTCAAGAAACTGACAAGAAAACTCCAGGCAGAAAAACCACAAGGTCAAGGAAACCGAGCTGGAAGGTCACTGAGAGTCTCAAGGAGTCTGTTTCCGACTACGCATCATCAAGGTCAGAGGAAAGTCAAACCAAAGAGCTATATGAAGGTTCAGACAAGAAAGACTTTGAAGGCACAGACAAAATGCAAGAAGCTGATACAAGTGAAGATGACTTACCTCTGTCTCAAGTAGCTAAACAGGTGAAGCCCCCAACAGCAGAGGACAACAAGGCATCAAAGGATGAGGCACATGATGAGGCTAACACAGCTAGCAGTCAAAAGGAAGACGGTGGATGTGGCAGTGTTGTGGTTGAAACGATGGACTCAGAGAGCTTGTTCTCCGGATACAGAGAAGAGGGCTGTTCTGCATCAGGTCAAAGCGCTGTGCTTTCGGCGGACACCCAGGATCAAAGTATAGAAGATGCAGAGCAGCAAAATGCAGATGTGGTTGCTTCCAACTctgaagaagaaccagacatcATAGCAGACAGCCAGTGTGACCCCAGTGGGGACATGTTTGGCAATGGAGGCATCCCATATACATCCAATAGGAACATATTTGAACTGGACTTAGCCAATCAGCAGCCAGTTGAGAAACTGTCAACCAATGAGGAGATTGAGTCAAATGATCAGGATCAGGAACATACCAATGAGAAACCTGCAGCAACTGATGTTCAGGTTAGCCCAGTAAAGGATACAAAACAAGGAGAAGGCgacgaagaagaaaatgattcGAAAGGAGAGTATAAGATTCTGAGATTGAAAGGTGCCTCTCCAGTGGCATTGCGCCTGCGATCTAAGATGGCGTTTTCAAAAACCTCGGGCGAGCGAAAGCCAAAGGACCCCGAACAGGAGGCTGATGTAGAAACCAAAGAAGTGCCTGATGAAAACGTCACAAGCACTAAAGAGACAGAAatggaaaaagaagaagagTTAGCAACTCCAGTAGACTCGGAAACCCCTGAAGAGTCTTCCATTAGTAAGGGATCGAAGAAGGTGGGAAGGAAAGCTAAGACAGCTCAAGACGCTGGCGGACAAACTCCTCCGAGCGAGAAGAAAAGGAGATTAAGCACCAAGGCAAGGAGGTCAATCACAAGGAAGCACAAGATTTTGGAGCCTGAAGACGTGAAGGAAAAAGTtggagaaagtgaaagtgactcAGCAGGTCACAAGGAAGACTTGCCAGAAGAAACAGCTGATGTTTCCAGTCTAGACACGTCTACAGAAGACCTGCCTAAGGTTGAAGACGTCTTAGAAGACAGCCCAAAGACAAGCACTCCCAACAAACGCCTCAAGAAAAGCACGTCACTTGGGAAGATGCGCGGAAGACGACACAGCACGGGGGCCGTGATGTTCTACTCCAGGAAAGACGCCCCGCGCTCCGCCAAGTCGTCAGGGAAAGTCTCCGCTCACTTGAAGCACGCGCGATTCTCACCTCCACAGAAGTCTGACATGCACAGCAGCAGAG GGTTGCTGAGTCTCCGTATGGCGCAACGAAAACACGAGCTTCACAGGTCGTCCGTTTCCACGAAACTCGAGTACCTCATGACGGCCAAACAGGGTTCGCCAACAAGAACCTCCGATCCGACCAATCCCAGCTCCCCTACCTCGTCTAACCCAGGTTTCGCTGCGGCagtagccaatcagagctcgccTACCATAAGCGACAGTTCGTCCACGAGCGACAGTCCGCCCGGTTTTGCGCCGTACTTGAAGATGTATTCGCCGTCAGCGTCTCCGAGCGCACGAGGAATCTTGAAGAAGAGGCTGAGAAAGAGGGGAGCTCAGAAAGTACATTCACCTTCACCACCAAATAAG GTACGCAGGGTGTCTTTCGCTGACCCCATTGAGATGTCATCAGACGACCAATCAGAGCAGAGGAGAAGCCCCAAGCCGGTCAGCCGCTGCCTGGAGCTGCCCCGTCCGCAGATCCCTCCATCCACATTGGTCACCACCTCACCAACCGGCGCCGCCATTACAAGCCTCGAACAGAACAAG TTCATCACGACCCcatccaagaagaagaagactggGGAAGAGACACAAGAGGAGGGGGAGTCTGAGGCTGTGTTTGCAACGCCATCAGGCAGAGCA AAAAGAGTGGCGAAAGATGGCCTCCCGGCATCACCTGACCTGACTCCTTCCCAGGGCAGTGCGGTGCAGCAGTCTCAGTCCCAGGCCCTGAGCAGCCTGACCACCCAGTCCCAGGACAGTGACGCCCTGGACAGCCAGCTGGACGACCAGGGACCGGTCTACCCGGACCTGGCGGGTTGTAAGAAACCCGTGGACCAGATTCTTCCACAGCTTACCTCAATGGtctg GGCTCGTGGACTTAATCAGCTGGTTCGTGCCAGAAACATCCACACCATCGGTGACATCAGCACCCTTACCCCTCCAGAG GTCCAGAGTCTGCCCATCAGGCCGCCAAAGGTCACAAACTTAAAGAAGGCCCTGGAAAAGTTCCATAACCAACTGGAGACCAAGAGACTCCGACTGACCTCGGGAACTAAGACAGAAG CCACTGAGTCTTTGACGACAGCCACCCAAGAAGGTACCGAGGGCAAAACAGAAGAGACGGCTAATTTGCAATCTGCTGAACAGAGGGACCACGTGTCAAATCAGCTAGATTCCACAAAGGAGGATGAGCATGGGTCTACTCCACCAGAACCCACAGAGGAGAAGGATCATGGGTCAAACCCAGAAGAGCCCACGGAGAAAGACCATGGGTCAATACAATTAGAACCCATGGAGATGGGCCATGGGGCAACTCAACCAGATCCCATGGAGGAGAGTGACCATGGGGCAATTCAACCAGAACCCATGGAGGAGAGTGACCATGGGGTAACCAAAGCAGAACCCACAGAGAAAGACCATGGGTCGTCTGAGCCAGAATCCACAGAGATGGGCCATGAGTTGACACCACCAGAACCCATAGAAGAGAAGGACATTGGGTCAACTGTATCAGAACCCACAAAGGAGGACTTTGGGTCAACACAACCAGAAATCACAGAGATGGACCTTGAGTCAAATCTACCGAAACCTACAGAGGACCATGAGTCAACTACACCAGAACCCACGGATATGGACCGTGGGTCAACTGTACCAGAACCCACAGATATGGACCGTGGGTCAACTGTACCAGAACCCACAAAGGAGGACCATGGAGCAATTCAACCAAAGCCTACTACAGGGAAGGACGGTGGGTCAACCCCACAAGAACCTACAGAGGAAAGCGCCCATGGGTTAGTTCAACCTGAACCCACAGAAGACAGGGACCATGGGTCAACTCAACCAGAACTTGGAATGGAGGAGCATGGGTCAGTTCAACCAGAACCCACGGAAGACATTGACCATGGGTCAACACAGCCAGAACCCACAAAGGAAAGGGAACAACTATCATCACCAGAAACTACGGGGGAGAGAGACCAATTGTCTGCTGTTGTAGACCTCACCAGTGAGGCAGACGAAGGGTCACCCCTGGAACAACCCGCCCCGGAGACCGACCAGGCACCATCCGTGGTCGACCTTACCGAAGAAGTGGACCAACCGTCGACATCATTCCAACCAATCACAGTGGAGAGGGACCACGTTCTTCCCTCTGTAAACCCCACTCAGGAGGACAACCAGGCATCATCTGTGGCACAACCAACAGAGGGGAGGGACGAGGGGGGATCACAAGAGGATTTCAACAGCGTAACCGCCTTTGTCGACGACACGTCTGTACCCTCCTCCGTTGAAAGCAGCCCCGTTCGCGGCGGCTTGCCGTACTTTCCCATCTTTTCTGGCGGAGCGAGCGCCGCGAACTCTGCCAGACTCGACGTGGAGTCTATACTGGAAAACGTGAACGTGGAGTCTGTTGCAAGAAGCCTGGGTGTGGAACCTCTCGATGACTCCACGGACATGTTCAGCACGGCCGCTGAAGTTGGTTCTCCCGTGGTGGAAATGTTGCGTGGATTCGTTTCTATGGACCCAGATGATGTTGCAAGGGAAGCCAACGCCATGGGAACcgatgccatggcaaccagcgaCACAACAGCAGTAGAAGGAACCCAGCCATTTGAGGTGACACTCCAAGAGTTGTCCGACAGGGACATGAATGTCGTGGAGGCCCTCTCAGCAATAAACGAGAGGCTCGCGCGAGGCGAGCTGTCCGGACTTCCCAGCAGCCAGATCAGCTCGATCCACCAGATGCTGaacaggatgatgatgatggcagtCTCGGAGCTGCAGACGAGATGCGTGTCGCCACGACAACAGCACAAGAAGCAGTGA